One Sneathiella sp. P13V-1 genomic region harbors:
- a CDS encoding DUF1013 domain-containing protein, with the protein MATPLMPKATAVWLVDNTGLTFRQIGEFCGLHALEVQGIADGEVAMGIVGQSPLATGQLTQEEIDRCEKDPAALLQLSKPVGDVPQPRRSGGRYTPVSRRGDRPDAISWLLKFHPELSDAQIGKLVGTTKTTINAVRDKTHWNTQAIKPRDPVSLGICTQMELDEVVKKSAHLRDEDNTDKLMEEVAAAVAADAASVPLTPYERKKQEMQQEEEYDPMAEAEAVFGSSKSSEKEDASKAKAEAVKNFEELFKSND; encoded by the coding sequence ATGGCAACACCATTGATGCCAAAAGCAACGGCCGTTTGGCTGGTTGATAATACAGGCCTGACATTCCGTCAGATCGGTGAATTTTGCGGTCTACATGCCTTGGAAGTACAGGGCATTGCTGATGGCGAAGTGGCTATGGGAATTGTTGGGCAGAGCCCGCTTGCAACGGGTCAGCTCACGCAAGAGGAAATTGACCGTTGTGAGAAAGATCCGGCAGCACTTTTGCAGTTGAGTAAGCCTGTAGGGGATGTACCTCAACCACGCCGCAGCGGTGGTCGTTACACACCCGTATCTCGCCGGGGGGATCGCCCTGATGCCATTTCATGGTTGCTGAAGTTCCATCCGGAGCTTTCGGACGCGCAGATCGGTAAGCTGGTCGGAACAACGAAAACAACAATTAATGCTGTTCGTGACAAAACACATTGGAACACACAAGCAATTAAGCCACGAGATCCAGTTAGTCTTGGTATCTGCACGCAGATGGAACTTGACGAAGTTGTGAAAAAATCTGCTCACCTGCGTGATGAAGATAATACAGACAAGCTTATGGAAGAAGTAGCTGCTGCTGTTGCTGCGGATGCCGCATCTGTTCCACTTACGCCATATGAACGTAAGAAGCAGGAAATGCAGCAAGAAGAGGAATACGATCCAATGGCTGAAGCCGAAGCCGTATTTGGAAGCAGTAAATCTTCTGAAAAAGAAGACGCTTCCAAGGCGAAAGCCGAAGCGGTTAAGAATTTCGAGGAATTGTTTAAATCCAACGATTAA
- a CDS encoding NAD(P)H-quinone oxidoreductase, protein MSTIPSQMTAIEIKEFGGPENLVPTIRPVPEPALGEVLIKVAAAGVNRPDVLQRMGGYAPPPGASDIPGLEVAGEVVAVGDGVTRFKVGDTLCALVAGGGYAEYCVAPEAQCLAVPNGYDMVKAAAVPETYFTVWTNVFDRGRLTGGESFLVHGGASGIGTTAIQLAKSFGARVFATASTDEKCREIEALGAERGINYKSEDYVEVVKELTGGEGVNLILDMVGGSYIQRNISALAVEGRLVYIAFLGGPKADVNFAPVMLKRLTITGSTLRPQSIEAKAAIGKSLEEKVWPLLNAGTVKPIIDSVFPLDQANKAHERIDDSGHIGKIVLEV, encoded by the coding sequence ATGAGTACAATCCCCTCGCAGATGACAGCGATTGAAATTAAAGAATTCGGTGGGCCTGAAAATCTCGTGCCTACAATTCGCCCGGTTCCGGAACCTGCCCTTGGAGAGGTGCTAATCAAAGTTGCCGCTGCGGGCGTGAATCGTCCGGACGTCTTGCAAAGAATGGGGGGATACGCACCGCCTCCAGGCGCTTCTGATATTCCAGGACTTGAAGTTGCAGGTGAAGTTGTTGCCGTAGGAGACGGAGTGACTCGTTTCAAGGTTGGGGATACTCTCTGTGCGCTTGTTGCAGGCGGTGGATACGCAGAATATTGCGTCGCGCCAGAAGCACAATGTCTGGCGGTTCCTAACGGTTATGACATGGTGAAAGCAGCCGCCGTTCCGGAAACATATTTCACCGTATGGACAAATGTGTTTGACCGTGGCCGCCTAACAGGCGGGGAAAGTTTCCTTGTTCATGGTGGTGCCAGCGGTATTGGTACAACTGCGATTCAGTTGGCTAAATCTTTCGGGGCTCGTGTTTTCGCAACGGCGTCCACCGATGAGAAATGCCGTGAAATTGAAGCCTTGGGTGCTGAGCGAGGGATTAATTACAAAAGTGAAGATTATGTTGAAGTTGTGAAAGAGCTTACCGGTGGCGAGGGTGTAAACCTGATCTTGGACATGGTTGGCGGGTCTTATATCCAACGAAACATTTCAGCCTTGGCTGTTGAAGGGCGCCTTGTTTATATCGCGTTTTTGGGCGGACCAAAGGCCGATGTGAATTTCGCACCGGTTATGTTGAAACGCCTTACCATAACTGGGTCAACTTTGCGGCCCCAGTCAATTGAAGCAAAAGCTGCCATTGGTAAAAGTCTGGAAGAAAAAGTATGGCCATTGCTGAATGCGGGGACTGTAAAGCCGATTATCGATAGTGTCTTTCCGCTGGATCAGGCAAATAAAGCTCATGAGAGAATTGATGATTCAGGTCATATCGGTAAAATCGTTCTAGAGGTTTAA